A section of the Aerosakkonema funiforme FACHB-1375 genome encodes:
- a CDS encoding DUF6745 domain-containing protein, producing MSPTKVEKLTPEQEALIPVYRHKWRGIDLSTEPIDRQKAAHSVKAAYAAMGKPEPEIRFLSSPAALGELVGEKSAHQLAQEFGAPLLTWLPTQLCDRIQHQIQAELWQKLQSESSHDRFSLLLLALPDFVIPRQDELLGQLWLEWQDRLLQQMWEQQQASMREHLLEQPGGEFISQIGDFLWMQMGEPLSRQLEETLWKPLANLPAIQQWQQDWHSSLLGIASGWALVSGVIRNMQALSIDTIDFCISVLNCDYDRQKWSALQSLVQDCGWVFPLERACLVCDRPRQMRYDSENRLHAEGEPAIEFADGYRVYAYRGVRLPEKYGSIYPHQWQAEWLLEENNAELRRVLIQGIGYGRICQELQAQDLDSWREYTLLKIDSDVDVEPIYLLKMTCPSTGYIHATRVPPHMRSAREAIGWVNWGIDPAEFSVET from the coding sequence ATGTCGCCGACTAAAGTTGAGAAGCTGACTCCAGAGCAAGAAGCTTTGATTCCTGTTTATCGGCATAAGTGGAGAGGTATTGACCTTTCCACTGAGCCGATCGATCGCCAAAAAGCTGCCCATTCAGTCAAAGCTGCCTATGCAGCAATGGGCAAACCAGAGCCCGAAATTCGCTTTTTGTCAAGTCCCGCCGCACTTGGGGAATTGGTGGGGGAAAAATCTGCTCATCAATTAGCGCAGGAATTCGGGGCTCCTTTGTTGACGTGGTTGCCAACGCAACTGTGCGATCGCATTCAGCATCAGATCCAAGCGGAACTTTGGCAGAAATTGCAATCCGAATCATCTCACGATCGCTTTTCTCTGTTGCTGTTGGCATTGCCAGATTTTGTGATTCCCAGACAAGATGAATTGCTGGGACAGCTCTGGCTGGAGTGGCAGGATAGACTGCTCCAGCAAATGTGGGAGCAACAGCAAGCATCCATGCGGGAACATCTGCTGGAACAGCCAGGTGGAGAGTTTATCTCCCAAATTGGCGATTTTTTGTGGATGCAGATGGGTGAGCCGCTTTCCAGACAATTGGAAGAAACCCTGTGGAAACCGCTGGCAAACTTACCTGCAATCCAACAATGGCAACAAGATTGGCACTCGTCGTTGTTGGGAATAGCAAGTGGATGGGCACTTGTGTCCGGTGTAATTCGCAATATGCAGGCGCTTTCTATAGATACGATCGATTTCTGCATTTCTGTCCTCAATTGCGATTACGATCGACAAAAGTGGTCGGCGCTGCAATCTTTAGTCCAAGACTGCGGTTGGGTGTTTCCCCTGGAGAGGGCTTGTCTAGTTTGCGATCGTCCCCGTCAGATGCGTTACGATAGCGAAAATCGCCTCCACGCGGAAGGGGAACCGGCAATTGAGTTTGCCGACGGATACAGGGTGTATGCTTATCGCGGTGTGCGATTGCCGGAAAAGTATGGCAGCATCTACCCGCACCAGTGGCAAGCAGAATGGCTGTTAGAAGAAAATAACGCCGAACTGAGGCGTGTGTTGATTCAGGGGATTGGCTACGGGCGTATTTGTCAAGAATTGCAAGCTCAAGATTTGGATTCTTGGCGGGAATACACTCTATTAAAAATTGATAGCGATGTTGATGTGGAGCCGATATATTTGTTGAAAATGACTTGCCCTAGCACGGGATATATTCATGCCACTCGCGTACCGCCGCATATGCGATCGGCACGGGAAGCAATTGGCTGGGTGAATTGGGGAATTGACCCGGCAGAATTTTCTGTGGAAACATGA
- a CDS encoding DUF6745 domain-containing protein, which yields MSKSKITELTPEQEALIPVYVEKWRKIAIYTEPIDREKAAEAIDAAYAAIGLYKPRLMFYDSPYEGFGKLDSRLQNLSKKGVKTLLHKQYMEEMSRRSPLIRQLWIVLKGQIEKQVGRELYRLLERELRYEVSKNLFQIERQLYNQMESQLYSREYLYTSEQINRSEMNISTERTPLEEVLKLSITPETLAGSICFYDFCISVLNCTCDRAKWEALQLIVKDCGWFTPFKNIAILCDRPIKLSLDDRNLLHAEGEPAIEYADGYNLYSYRGVTLPEKYGKLYPHQWQTEWLLEEEENEIRRALIQGIGYARICERWPATEIDNWLEYTILNVKINYQKIDLLRKTSPSTGKIEFLELPHDFKSAREAVASISILNFLCEQKQEGAFRQLLSHWRWWDFEKTDIVWERPIKVSFDNQNRLHAEGEAAIEFADGYSLYFYRGVMLPEKYGKLHPHQWQAQWLLQEGNVEVRRVLMPGIGYAKMCQELRVNEIDSWQEYTLLKLHHYFEYDGIFLLKMTCPSTGQIYALRVPPKMRSAREAIRWVNWGIDPEEFAVQT from the coding sequence ATGTCGAAAAGCAAAATAACCGAACTGACACCAGAGCAAGAGGCGCTAATTCCAGTTTATGTGGAAAAGTGGCGAAAAATAGCTATTTACACGGAACCAATTGACCGCGAAAAAGCCGCAGAAGCAATAGATGCAGCATACGCGGCAATTGGTTTGTATAAACCTCGTTTGATGTTTTACGATAGTCCTTACGAAGGTTTTGGTAAGTTAGACTCTAGGCTGCAAAATCTCTCGAAAAAAGGAGTAAAAACTCTACTGCACAAACAGTATATGGAGGAAATGTCGAGACGCAGCCCTTTGATTAGGCAATTGTGGATCGTTTTAAAAGGACAGATAGAGAAGCAAGTAGGAAGAGAATTATATAGGCTACTTGAGAGAGAGTTAAGATATGAAGTAAGTAAAAATTTGTTTCAAATAGAGCGGCAACTCTACAATCAAATGGAAAGCCAATTGTACAGTAGAGAGTATTTATATACGAGCGAACAGATAAACCGCTCGGAAATGAATATCAGTACAGAACGTACTCCGCTAGAAGAGGTATTGAAACTCTCTATCACACCAGAAACATTGGCTGGTTCTATCTGTTTTTATGACTTTTGTATCTCTGTCTTGAATTGCACTTGCGATCGCGCTAAATGGGAAGCGCTCCAGTTGATAGTTAAAGATTGTGGGTGGTTTACACCCTTTAAAAATATAGCAATTTTGTGCGATCGACCCATCAAACTATCTTTAGATGATCGAAATCTTCTTCATGCAGAAGGAGAACCAGCCATCGAGTATGCTGATGGATACAACTTATACTCTTATCGCGGCGTAACCTTACCTGAAAAATACGGAAAATTGTACCCGCATCAGTGGCAAACTGAATGGCTTTTAGAGGAGGAAGAAAACGAGATTCGTCGAGCGCTGATACAGGGTATTGGCTACGCACGAATATGCGAAAGATGGCCTGCTACGGAAATAGATAATTGGCTGGAATACACCATCTTAAATGTGAAGATAAATTACCAAAAAATTGACCTTTTAAGAAAAACCTCTCCTAGCACTGGAAAAATTGAATTTTTAGAGTTGCCTCACGACTTTAAATCAGCGAGGGAAGCTGTTGCTTCTATTTCCATCCTAAATTTCCTTTGTGAGCAAAAGCAAGAAGGAGCATTTCGTCAGCTATTAAGCCATTGGCGCTGGTGGGATTTTGAAAAGACCGATATTGTCTGGGAACGACCCATAAAAGTATCCTTCGATAATCAAAATCGCCTCCACGCAGAAGGAGAAGCAGCAATTGAGTTTGCGGATGGATATAGTTTGTACTTTTATCGCGGTGTAATGTTACCTGAAAAATATGGGAAACTGCACCCGCATCAGTGGCAAGCCCAATGGCTGTTACAAGAAGGAAACGTTGAAGTCAGACGAGTGTTAATGCCAGGAATTGGTTATGCAAAAATGTGTCAAGAGTTGCGAGTTAATGAAATAGATTCTTGGCAGGAATACACTCTATTGAAATTACATCATTATTTTGAATACGATGGTATTTTTTTATTAAAAATGACCTGTCCGAGTACAGGACAAATTTACGCTTTGCGAGTACCGCCGAAGATGCGATCGGCTAGAGAGGCGATCCGATGGGTAAATTGGGGAATCGACCCAGAGGAATTTGCAGTACAAACATAA
- a CDS encoding PIN domain-containing protein has product MDKALLDTDIFSESRKRINQGVLAKATAYLNVFGQYTISVIKVTEVVKGWLKLQREDRIQQFLAAIASAEVLIVETQIAEMAGRIYGDLERTGQPIGLADAIITATALQNDLTLVTGNLSHYQRIQGLGYSLKLDNWRS; this is encoded by the coding sequence TTGGACAAAGCACTACTTGACACGGATATTTTTTCTGAAAGCCGCAAGCGTATTAATCAGGGCGTCTTAGCCAAAGCTACCGCTTATCTGAATGTATTTGGACAGTACACTATTTCTGTCATCAAAGTGACTGAGGTTGTTAAAGGATGGCTTAAGCTTCAACGGGAAGACCGAATTCAGCAGTTTTTGGCGGCTATTGCTAGTGCGGAAGTGTTGATAGTGGAAACTCAGATTGCGGAAATGGCAGGAAGGATTTACGGAGATTTGGAAAGAACGGGACAACCAATTGGTCTGGCTGATGCGATAATTACTGCTACTGCTCTACAAAACGATTTAACTTTAGTGACGGGCAATTTATCGCACTATCAGCGGATTCAAGGATTGGGTTACAGTTTAAAACTGGATAATTGGCGATCGTAG
- a CDS encoding DUF6745 domain-containing protein — protein sequence MSPTRIEKLTLEQEALIPIIRQKWRAIALSTKRLDRKKAAAAVRSVYELMGKKEPKIVFCESPYAAMKIAPKTDKALSSIEVINYLYRPLRLQLRLQIGERTSNQLWHKLEPGLGSRMHDQLRSQLQKHINSQFVNCIEPQLWVSEASWLEFCISILRCDRAENIWSVFQSLVKHCSWIYLWEDICILSDRPIKLYFDNQNRLHAEGEPAVQFGDGYCLYSHHGVTLPEKYGVLHPHQWQAEWLLSEENAEIRRVLIQGIGYGRISQELEFTKLDDWREYTLLKIDNNIDVEPIYLLKMTCPSTGMIHTLRVPPNFESAKEAIRWVNWGITPEKFSVET from the coding sequence ATGTCGCCAACTAGGATTGAGAAGCTTACCCTAGAGCAAGAAGCTTTGATTCCGATAATTCGCCAAAAGTGGAGAGCGATCGCTCTTTCTACCAAACGGCTCGATCGTAAAAAAGCCGCAGCAGCGGTGCGATCGGTCTACGAGCTGATGGGGAAAAAGGAACCTAAAATAGTTTTCTGCGAAAGTCCTTATGCGGCAATGAAAATTGCCCCCAAAACTGATAAGGCGCTTTCGAGTATTGAAGTTATAAATTATTTGTACCGACCGCTACGACTGCAACTGAGACTGCAAATAGGTGAACGCACGAGCAATCAGTTATGGCACAAACTTGAGCCCGGACTGGGGAGTCGAATGCACGACCAATTACGCAGTCAACTGCAAAAGCATATAAATAGCCAATTTGTCAACTGCATAGAGCCGCAATTATGGGTAAGTGAGGCGAGTTGGCTGGAATTTTGTATTTCGATATTAAGGTGCGATCGCGCAGAAAATATTTGGTCGGTATTTCAATCTTTGGTGAAGCATTGTAGTTGGATTTACCTGTGGGAAGATATTTGCATTTTGAGCGATCGACCGATAAAATTATATTTTGATAATCAAAATCGTCTCCATGCAGAAGGAGAACCCGCCGTACAGTTTGGCGATGGTTATTGCTTATACTCCCATCACGGTGTAACTTTACCTGAAAAATACGGCGTTTTGCACCCCCATCAATGGCAAGCTGAATGGCTATTATCTGAGGAAAATGCCGAAATTCGGCGCGTGCTGATTCAAGGGATAGGTTACGGCAGAATTAGTCAAGAGTTGGAATTTACTAAATTGGATGATTGGCGAGAATATACTTTACTAAAAATTGATAATAATATCGATGTGGAACCAATTTATTTGCTAAAAATGACCTGTCCGAGTACGGGAATGATTCATACATTGCGCGTACCTCCTAACTTTGAATCGGCGAAAGAAGCAATTCGCTGGGTGAATTGGGGAATTACACCAGAGAAATTTTCAGTGGAAACCTGA